From Halococcus saccharolyticus DSM 5350, a single genomic window includes:
- a CDS encoding ABC transporter permease, which yields MSPAVVPFVDELVGFALDNSDRLVRMSIEHVVLVLQALAIALPISVGLGIAISYNDRAATVVLWIAGVLLTLPAIALFGVLVPSLGIGAPPVIAALVAYAQLPIIRNTYIGVTQADAAAVEAGTGLGMNRIERLRRVRLPVALPVVMAGIRNAVVILVGLAAIGAFIGGPGLGHFVFYGISQGDTAMIVVTTVLISVLALAFDYLFALVERGLRLRNGEQLEPTYVTRTARAVSTQLT from the coding sequence ATGAGTCCCGCAGTCGTGCCGTTCGTCGACGAACTCGTCGGGTTCGCACTCGACAACAGCGATCGCCTCGTACGGATGTCGATCGAGCACGTCGTGCTCGTGCTCCAGGCGCTCGCCATCGCGCTCCCGATCAGCGTCGGGCTCGGGATCGCCATCAGCTACAACGACCGGGCGGCGACGGTCGTGCTCTGGATCGCGGGCGTGTTGCTCACGCTCCCCGCGATCGCCCTCTTCGGCGTGCTGGTTCCCTCGCTCGGGATCGGCGCTCCCCCGGTGATCGCCGCGCTGGTGGCGTACGCTCAGCTCCCGATCATCCGGAACACCTACATCGGCGTCACGCAGGCCGACGCCGCCGCAGTCGAGGCCGGCACCGGGCTCGGGATGAACCGGATCGAGCGCCTCCGGCGGGTCCGCCTGCCCGTGGCGCTCCCGGTGGTGATGGCCGGCATCAGGAACGCCGTGGTCATCCTTGTGGGGCTCGCCGCGATCGGCGCATTCATCGGCGGGCCAGGCCTCGGCCACTTCGTCTTCTACGGCATCAGCCAGGGCGACACCGCGATGATCGTGGTCACCACGGTACTGATCTCGGTGCTCGCGCTCGCGTTCGATTACCTGTTCGCGCTCGTCGAGCGCGGCCTCCGACTGCGCAACGGCGAACAGCTCGAACCGACGTACGTCACACGAACCGCCCGGGCGGTCAGCACACAACTCACATGA
- a CDS encoding glycine betaine ABC transporter substrate-binding protein: protein MNSTRRDFLKLGGGAAATAGLGATAGCTSVLGATGTDAVKVSSMRFPEAILLGYMALESLRANTDLTVHDETGLGGTVMNFRAVDNGEVDLFWFYTGGAWATIPPKKERVIPDAEKLYEAVKRKFERHYGLAYLNRAPFNNTYVLIADRTWVEQTGVQTMSDFAAYVKQGNTDFTAVMGPEFQQRSDGWPGLTKHYGFDGVANELNIRTVSPSLAYQIVATSDANVGMGFSTNPQILQYDLATIEDDQGFFPIYNPAPMVSDAIERYPTMAEPLNAIGPSLNTEKIIRLNKAVLLDGRDPQRVAREYLQTEGLI from the coding sequence GTGAACAGCACACGACGCGACTTCCTGAAGCTCGGTGGCGGGGCGGCTGCAACCGCCGGTCTCGGTGCGACGGCCGGCTGTACCAGCGTCCTCGGAGCCACCGGAACGGACGCGGTGAAGGTGAGCTCGATGCGCTTTCCCGAGGCCATCCTGCTCGGGTACATGGCGCTCGAATCGCTCCGGGCGAACACCGATCTCACCGTCCACGACGAGACTGGGCTCGGCGGGACCGTGATGAACTTCCGGGCGGTCGACAACGGCGAGGTTGACCTGTTCTGGTTTTATACAGGTGGGGCGTGGGCGACGATCCCACCGAAGAAAGAACGGGTCATCCCCGACGCCGAGAAGCTCTACGAGGCAGTCAAGCGCAAGTTCGAGCGCCACTACGGGCTCGCCTACCTGAATCGCGCGCCGTTCAACAACACCTACGTCCTCATCGCCGACCGCACGTGGGTCGAACAGACTGGCGTGCAGACCATGAGCGACTTCGCGGCGTACGTCAAGCAGGGGAACACGGACTTCACGGCGGTGATGGGCCCCGAGTTCCAGCAGCGCTCGGACGGTTGGCCGGGGCTGACGAAGCATTACGGGTTCGACGGCGTCGCCAACGAGCTGAACATCCGGACCGTGAGTCCCTCTCTCGCCTACCAGATCGTCGCCACGAGCGACGCGAACGTCGGGATGGGGTTCAGCACCAACCCACAGATCCTCCAGTACGACCTCGCAACGATCGAGGACGATCAGGGCTTCTTCCCGATCTACAACCCCGCCCCGATGGTGAGCGACGCGATCGAGCGATACCCCACGATGGCCGAACCGCTGAACGCCATCGGGCCGTCGCTGAACACCGAGAAGATCATCCGACTCAACAAGGCGGTCTTGCTCGACGGGAGAGACCCCCAGCGGGTCGCCCGCGAATATCTCCAGACGGAGGGACTGATATGA
- a CDS encoding TetR/AcrR family transcriptional regulator: protein MSTSETDREAVDTGEEIMVATYRALSKHGYANLTMQAIADEFEKTKAVIHYHYDTKDDLLVAFLDYLLDRFTERLAVGEDADPNDRLDALVDELLLGLGDDEEATRSNHEFHAALLELRSQAPHNDAYRAQLTTNYELLVDMLTAVIDDGIEQGVFHDVDAEQTATLVLATMLGGRVHHITLDHENMAVEVRDALEAQVLRDLRVPERT from the coding sequence ATGAGTACTTCGGAGACCGATCGGGAGGCGGTCGATACCGGCGAGGAGATCATGGTGGCGACGTATCGCGCGCTCAGCAAACACGGCTACGCGAATCTGACGATGCAGGCGATCGCCGACGAGTTCGAGAAGACCAAGGCCGTCATCCACTACCACTACGACACGAAAGACGACTTGCTCGTCGCCTTTCTCGACTACCTCCTCGATCGCTTCACCGAACGCCTCGCCGTCGGCGAGGACGCCGACCCGAACGACCGACTCGATGCGCTCGTCGACGAACTGTTGCTCGGACTCGGTGACGACGAGGAAGCGACCCGGAGCAACCACGAGTTCCACGCGGCGCTGCTCGAACTCCGCTCGCAGGCCCCGCACAACGACGCGTACCGCGCACAACTCACCACGAACTACGAGCTCCTCGTCGATATGCTGACGGCGGTCATCGACGACGGTATCGAGCAGGGTGTCTTCCACGATGTCGACGCCGAGCAGACGGCAACGCTCGTGCTCGCGACCATGCTCGGCGGTCGCGTCCATCACATCACGCTCGATCACGAGAACATGGCCGTCGAGGTGCGCGACGCGCTCGAAGCACAGGTACTTCGCGATCTCCGGGTGCCGGAGCGGACCTGA
- a CDS encoding ABC transporter ATP-binding protein yields the protein MIRFDNVHKRYDDGTHAVEGIDFEVEAGTTTVLVGPSGCGKTTTMQLVNRLEEPTEGTVHYDGTDVRDLPATELRQDIGYVIQDIGLFDHMTVGENVATVPELKDWDRDRIDDRVDELLDLMGLPSEEYRDSYPTELSGGQRQRVGVARALAADPAVILMDEPFGALDPITREELQDEFLDIQSELDTTIVFVTHDIDEALKMGDRIAVMNGGELVQYDTPTRLLDDPATKFIEDFIGPDRTLKQLQVLQVSEVMHEDVPDEHADVVEAFRSDDAVMADGGEIIPVSPTDSTQVALSRCIQAGVDALPVVEDANVVGVVTEADIRAQHAPDTDAEAGGETATGTGTGAAGE from the coding sequence ATGATCCGATTCGACAACGTTCACAAGCGGTACGACGACGGCACGCACGCCGTCGAGGGAATCGACTTCGAGGTCGAGGCCGGCACGACGACGGTGCTCGTCGGCCCCTCGGGCTGCGGGAAGACCACCACGATGCAGCTGGTCAACCGGCTCGAAGAGCCCACCGAGGGCACCGTCCACTACGACGGGACCGACGTCCGCGACCTCCCGGCGACCGAGCTCCGCCAGGACATCGGCTACGTGATCCAGGACATCGGGCTGTTCGATCACATGACCGTCGGCGAGAACGTCGCCACGGTGCCCGAACTCAAGGACTGGGACCGCGACCGGATCGACGACCGGGTGGACGAACTGCTCGATCTGATGGGGCTCCCATCCGAGGAGTACCGCGACAGCTACCCCACTGAGCTCTCGGGCGGCCAGCGCCAGCGGGTCGGCGTCGCGCGGGCGCTCGCGGCCGACCCCGCGGTCATCCTGATGGACGAACCGTTCGGCGCGCTCGACCCCATCACCCGCGAGGAGCTTCAGGACGAGTTCCTCGACATCCAGTCCGAACTCGACACCACCATCGTCTTCGTGACCCACGACATCGACGAGGCGCTCAAGATGGGCGATCGGATTGCGGTGATGAACGGCGGCGAGCTCGTCCAGTACGACACCCCAACCCGACTGCTCGACGATCCCGCGACCAAGTTCATCGAGGACTTCATCGGCCCGGATCGGACCCTGAAGCAGCTCCAGGTGCTGCAGGTGAGCGAAGTTATGCACGAGGACGTCCCCGACGAACACGCCGACGTGGTCGAGGCGTTCCGGTCCGACGACGCCGTGATGGCCGACGGTGGCGAGATCATCCCGGTCTCGCCGACTGACAGCACGCAGGTCGCGCTCTCGCGGTGCATCCAGGCGGGCGTCGACGCGCTGCCGGTGGTCGAGGACGCCAACGTGGTTGGCGTCGTCACCGAGGCAGACATCAGAGCCCAGCACGCGCCAGACACGGACGCCGAAGCAGGGGGAGAGACGGCGACAGGAACCGGAACGGGGGCAGCCGGGGAATGA
- a CDS encoding nucleoside deaminase, translated as MSDPNFESFNHESHMRRAFELAREATDRGDRPYGSVLVRDDEIVIGDSNRVRTEDDVRRHPELHLAYRACREFDPDERAATAMYTSTEPCPMCAGGMRTAAFGRVVYSVGGDELPDFGRDEPSVRSATILDCVTEVVGPVLNDEGRRIHHEFD; from the coding sequence GTGAGCGATCCGAACTTCGAGAGCTTCAACCACGAGTCGCACATGCGACGAGCGTTCGAACTCGCTCGCGAGGCCACAGATCGTGGCGACCGGCCCTACGGCTCCGTGCTGGTCCGCGACGACGAAATCGTGATAGGCGACTCGAACCGTGTGCGCACTGAAGACGACGTTCGTCGCCATCCCGAACTCCACCTCGCGTATCGTGCGTGTCGGGAGTTCGATCCCGACGAACGTGCCGCAACGGCGATGTACACCAGCACGGAGCCGTGTCCGATGTGTGCCGGCGGGATGCGTACCGCAGCGTTCGGCCGGGTCGTCTACAGCGTCGGTGGCGACGAGCTTCCCGACTTCGGCCGCGACGAACCGTCAGTCCGATCCGCGACGATTCTCGACTGTGTCACCGAGGTCGTTGGCCCCGTTCTGAACGACGAAGGACGGCGGATTCACCACGAGTTCGACTGA
- a CDS encoding MFS transporter: MGTTDVSYVEASSRRSRYETVGLVVGFFLLSTAAAAYEIAPASVLPLVRTSMGIDASAAGWLMSVMYATAVVASVPVGIALDRVSVRRAMTVGGIALVVAGVWGWFAAAAGAYWWLLVSRVLGGIAYVLFWNAGANTIGRAVGPDVRATAVGIFTASAPVGFALGQFGSPLLARPFGWPTILPAFAAIAVVGLGIFLLATHGRSIDVEADSPDRDGFVRLFTDTAVWTLCACCFLAYSLYLFLNTWLPSFMVEQFGVPLAVGGVLTALFPAIGVVSRSSSGALSDRVFGRRRRPVTVAAFAIATPAVVAFAVVSRVAVLVVVLVVSGFAVQLAIGLLFSYVTEVVAAEVRTTAVSLLTSVGLFGAFVAPIAAGRIIDGVGYTPAFVLAGGVALLGVVLAWHAPESDG; this comes from the coding sequence CTGGGAACCACCGACGTGAGCTACGTAGAGGCCTCCAGTCGCCGGTCGCGATACGAGACGGTCGGACTCGTCGTCGGTTTCTTCCTGCTCTCGACCGCCGCGGCAGCGTACGAGATCGCGCCCGCAAGCGTCCTTCCACTGGTTCGCACATCGATGGGGATCGACGCGAGTGCGGCGGGCTGGCTGATGAGTGTGATGTACGCGACCGCCGTCGTCGCCAGCGTGCCGGTCGGGATCGCGCTCGATCGGGTTTCGGTGCGGCGAGCGATGACGGTCGGCGGGATCGCGCTGGTCGTGGCGGGCGTCTGGGGGTGGTTCGCGGCGGCGGCCGGCGCGTACTGGTGGTTGCTCGTCTCGCGCGTGCTCGGCGGGATCGCGTACGTGCTCTTCTGGAACGCCGGCGCGAACACCATCGGTCGCGCAGTCGGCCCCGACGTCCGCGCGACCGCGGTCGGGATCTTCACCGCGAGCGCACCGGTCGGATTCGCGCTCGGCCAGTTCGGGAGCCCGCTGCTCGCGCGGCCGTTCGGCTGGCCCACAATCTTGCCCGCGTTCGCGGCGATCGCCGTCGTCGGCCTCGGTATCTTCCTGCTCGCGACCCACGGGCGCTCGATCGACGTCGAGGCGGACAGCCCCGATCGCGACGGTTTCGTTCGTCTCTTCACCGATACCGCCGTCTGGACGCTCTGTGCCTGCTGTTTTCTCGCGTACTCGCTGTACCTTTTTCTCAACACGTGGCTCCCGAGCTTCATGGTCGAGCAGTTCGGCGTTCCGTTGGCGGTTGGCGGGGTTCTCACCGCGCTCTTCCCGGCGATCGGGGTCGTCTCGCGGTCGAGCAGTGGGGCACTCTCCGATCGAGTGTTCGGGCGTCGTCGCCGCCCCGTGACCGTGGCCGCCTTCGCCATCGCGACGCCCGCCGTCGTCGCGTTCGCCGTGGTGTCGCGCGTTGCGGTGCTCGTCGTGGTGTTGGTCGTCAGCGGTTTTGCGGTCCAGCTCGCCATCGGCCTCCTGTTCTCGTACGTGACCGAGGTCGTCGCCGCCGAGGTGCGGACCACGGCGGTCTCGCTGCTGACGAGCGTCGGCCTGTTTGGCGCGTTCGTCGCCCCGATCGCCGCCGGCCGGATCATCGACGGAGTGGGCTACACCCCGGCGTTCGTGCTCGCGGGTGGTGTTGCGCTGCTCGGCGTCGTTCTCGCGTGGCATGCGCCCGAATCAGACGGGTGA
- a CDS encoding 1,4-dihydroxy-2-naphthoyl-CoA synthase, translated as MVSDLFDPEQWEAINEFDFADITYHHATESGTVRIAFDRPAVRNAFRPQTVDELYDALDHAKRQTDVGCVLLTGNGPSPKDGGWAFCSGGDQSVRGGSGYEYNDGDGSDAEAGEDGPESNEDERPKTGRLHILEVQRLIRHIPKPVICVVPGWAVGGGHSLHVVCDLTIASSEHAQFLQTDPDVASFDGGFGSAYLAKQIGQKKAREVFFLGKTYSADEAAEMGMVNEAVPHEDLESTALEWAETINAKSPTAIRMLKYGFNATDDGMVGQQVFAGEATRLAYMTDEAQEGREAFMDGREPDFSDVPWHY; from the coding sequence ATGGTTTCAGATCTGTTCGACCCTGAACAGTGGGAGGCGATCAACGAGTTCGATTTCGCTGACATCACCTACCACCATGCCACGGAATCGGGCACCGTCCGGATCGCCTTCGATCGACCCGCGGTCCGGAACGCCTTCCGGCCCCAAACCGTGGACGAGCTCTACGACGCGCTTGATCACGCGAAACGGCAGACTGACGTGGGCTGCGTGCTCCTCACGGGGAACGGGCCGTCGCCGAAAGACGGCGGCTGGGCGTTCTGTTCGGGCGGCGATCAGTCGGTCCGCGGCGGGTCGGGCTACGAGTACAACGATGGCGACGGGAGCGACGCCGAGGCCGGCGAGGACGGTCCTGAGTCGAACGAGGACGAACGGCCGAAGACGGGGCGGCTCCACATCCTCGAAGTCCAGCGGTTGATCCGGCACATCCCGAAACCCGTGATCTGTGTGGTGCCGGGCTGGGCGGTCGGCGGCGGCCACAGCCTCCACGTGGTCTGTGACCTCACCATTGCCTCCAGCGAACACGCACAGTTCCTCCAGACCGATCCCGACGTGGCGTCCTTTGATGGGGGGTTCGGCTCGGCGTATCTCGCGAAACAGATCGGCCAGAAGAAGGCGCGCGAGGTGTTCTTTCTCGGGAAGACCTACTCGGCCGACGAAGCTGCCGAAATGGGGATGGTCAACGAAGCCGTCCCGCACGAGGACCTCGAATCGACGGCGTTGGAGTGGGCCGAAACCATCAACGCCAAGTCCCCGACCGCGATCCGGATGCTGAAGTACGGGTTCAACGCCACCGACGACGGGATGGTCGGCCAGCAGGTCTTCGCGGGTGAGGCCACCCGACTGGCGTACATGACCGACGAAGCCCAGGAGGGACGCGAGGCGTTCATGGATGGACGGGAACCGGATTTTTCGGACGTTCCCTGGCATTACTGA
- a CDS encoding MFS transporter, which translates to MADSLGNSFLIVVLPLYIASGSVAGGAFGLTEALVTGLILSVFGFLNSGVQPFAGRLSDTAGKRKVFIVLGLVVLTIANFAYSFAGDYVSLLLIRALQGIGVAFTVTATIALVNELATAETRGGNMGIFNTFRLVGFGTGPLIAGAVVSGGPYTLPIFGTLSGFDAAFYIAALGALVSAVVVTIFVSDADETDDTEATDTNDDGFGIAVLAHDDDHLLDPVFTLGVASLFMAIGIALFSTIQPEINARLDQGATLFGIEFAAFTAAQVLLQAPIGSASDRLGRRPFIVAGLLLLVPATLAQGFVVEPWQMVGARFVQGVAGAMVFAPSLALAGDLATGGESGTKLSVLTMSFGLGTAIGPLASGYLIRYGLAAPFAAGAAAAAIGAVLVYTQVEETVALDRGPTAAPEAVGESSATESGASADD; encoded by the coding sequence ATGGCCGATTCGCTGGGGAACTCCTTCCTGATCGTCGTCCTGCCGCTGTACATCGCGAGCGGCAGCGTGGCGGGCGGAGCGTTCGGGCTGACCGAAGCGTTGGTGACGGGGCTGATCCTCTCGGTGTTCGGCTTTCTCAACAGCGGCGTCCAGCCGTTCGCCGGTCGTCTGTCGGACACGGCGGGCAAGCGAAAGGTGTTCATCGTCCTCGGGCTCGTGGTTCTGACAATCGCGAACTTCGCGTACTCGTTCGCGGGGGATTACGTCTCGTTGCTGCTGATCCGTGCGCTCCAAGGGATCGGCGTGGCGTTCACCGTCACGGCGACGATCGCGCTGGTGAACGAGCTCGCGACCGCCGAAACCCGCGGCGGGAACATGGGGATCTTCAACACCTTCCGCTTGGTCGGGTTCGGTACCGGCCCGCTCATCGCGGGCGCGGTCGTCAGCGGCGGGCCGTACACGCTCCCGATCTTCGGGACGCTCAGCGGGTTCGACGCCGCCTTCTACATCGCGGCACTCGGTGCGCTGGTCAGCGCCGTCGTCGTGACGATCTTCGTCTCGGACGCCGACGAGACCGACGATACCGAGGCAACGGATACGAACGACGACGGCTTCGGAATCGCCGTCCTCGCACACGACGACGACCACCTGCTCGATCCGGTGTTCACGCTCGGGGTCGCGTCGCTGTTCATGGCGATCGGGATCGCGCTGTTCTCGACGATCCAGCCCGAGATCAACGCTCGACTCGACCAGGGCGCGACGCTGTTCGGGATCGAGTTCGCGGCGTTCACCGCCGCACAGGTGCTGTTGCAGGCCCCAATCGGCAGCGCGAGCGACCGCCTCGGCCGCCGGCCGTTCATCGTCGCTGGCCTCCTGTTGCTTGTGCCGGCGACGCTGGCCCAGGGGTTCGTGGTCGAACCGTGGCAGATGGTCGGCGCGCGCTTCGTCCAGGGCGTCGCCGGGGCGATGGTGTTTGCGCCCTCGCTCGCACTCGCGGGCGATCTCGCCACAGGCGGCGAGTCCGGCACGAAGCTCTCGGTGCTCACGATGAGCTTCGGGCTCGGCACCGCCATCGGTCCGCTCGCCTCGGGCTATCTGATCCGGTACGGTCTCGCCGCGCCCTTTGCGGCCGGTGCCGCAGCGGCCGCCATCGGCGCGGTGCTGGTCTACACCCAGGTCGAGGAGACGGTCGCGCTCGATCGAGGTCCAACAGCCGCTCCGGAGGCGGTTGGCGAGAGTTCGGCGACGGAGTCGGGCGCGTCCGCCGACGACTGA